In one Gemmatimonadales bacterium genomic region, the following are encoded:
- a CDS encoding Ig-like domain-containing protein, which translates to MRRLIPALGLLAACGGGGDLLLPGSGAPTAITIKSGGGQTARVGEALADSIVASVTDAEGRPVRGATVVFGLINAAPGAALDPDTSTTNSDGLAWTNAVLGTRVGSQQGQAEALTTDGSDPPTASFTLTALPVGANGIAAAGGENQSGQVGSTLPESLVVKVSDNFGNPVEGVTVDWTVDGGGDVSETSTTTGADGQTSVTRTLGPTAGIQHTLATAAGLAGSPVTFAHTATSGSPATVRAVSGTDQTAPVGSKLPDSLVIEVLDAQGNPVSGTAVAWVVGAGGGTLDPTSATTDAAGRSAASWTLGPQPDTNTASAVVSGIGIAEFSATATAGAPAKLAIRTQPSATATSGVVLAQQPTVQLLDAQGNEAHTAGVEVKATIGSGGGTLHGTTSRRTDANGLATFTDLSIEGSAGPHTLRFSASGFAPVSSNTIDLTGVSTTTTITSDKPEPSAAGQSVTVDITVTSTGGTPSGSVEVSDGQASCTGSLSGGAGSCSLTLQTVGTRTLTATYAAHNGFAASSDTESHEVQPAAPPSLALSQQPSSLATSGVPFGHQPEVQLRDPFGGELHTAGVAVRADIGLGGGTLEGTTTVTTDANGRAKYTNLAISGTAGTRTLAFSASGYTGVTSDEIDLAHAVPSAQNSSVTADPSTIAAGSATSTITVTVRDGSNTPIGNIPVTLEASGSENTINPASAVTSAGGVATFTFSSTAAETKTIKARADGTSVGQVTITVQAMQTQTSIIQDLPDPSADGDLVDVSFTVTAADGTPTGDVTVRSDHDSEKCSASVAVGHCGIRLKKEGTNLLTATYPGNKRYSDSSGTAFHEVHGR; encoded by the coding sequence ATGCGACGTCTCATCCCAGCGTTGGGTCTGCTGGCGGCCTGCGGCGGAGGCGGCGATCTGCTGCTGCCGGGGTCGGGTGCCCCCACGGCGATCACCATCAAGTCCGGCGGCGGTCAAACTGCCCGGGTGGGGGAGGCGCTCGCGGATTCGATCGTAGCATCGGTCACCGACGCCGAGGGACGCCCGGTGCGGGGCGCGACGGTGGTGTTCGGGCTCATCAATGCCGCGCCGGGCGCGGCGCTCGATCCCGATACCAGCACCACCAACAGCGACGGCCTGGCGTGGACGAATGCGGTGCTGGGGACCCGGGTCGGCAGCCAGCAGGGCCAGGCGGAGGCCCTGACGACCGACGGCAGCGATCCACCGACGGCGAGCTTCACTTTGACTGCGCTGCCCGTAGGCGCCAACGGGATCGCCGCCGCGGGCGGTGAGAACCAGAGCGGGCAGGTGGGCAGCACTCTGCCCGAGTCGCTGGTGGTCAAAGTCAGCGACAACTTCGGCAACCCGGTCGAGGGCGTGACGGTCGACTGGACGGTGGACGGTGGCGGCGACGTGAGCGAGACGTCCACCACCACCGGAGCCGACGGGCAGACATCGGTCACCCGCACGCTGGGGCCCACGGCCGGTATTCAGCACACGCTCGCCACCGCGGCGGGACTGGCCGGCTCGCCGGTGACGTTCGCCCACACCGCCACCTCCGGCAGCCCCGCCACGGTGAGGGCGGTGTCCGGCACTGACCAGACCGCCCCGGTCGGCAGCAAGCTGCCCGACAGCCTGGTGATCGAGGTGCTCGACGCCCAGGGGAACCCGGTCTCGGGCACGGCCGTGGCCTGGGTGGTCGGCGCCGGCGGTGGCACGCTGGATCCGACTAGCGCCACGACGGACGCCGCGGGGCGATCGGCCGCGTCGTGGACCCTGGGACCTCAGCCCGACACGAACACGGCGAGCGCCGTGGTCTCCGGGATCGGCATCGCCGAATTTAGCGCGACCGCCACCGCGGGCGCGCCGGCCAAGCTGGCGATCCGCACGCAACCGTCCGCCACCGCCACCAGCGGGGTAGTGCTGGCACAGCAGCCGACGGTGCAGCTTCTGGACGCCCAGGGCAACGAGGCGCATACCGCTGGGGTCGAGGTGAAGGCCACGATCGGCTCCGGCGGCGGCACACTGCATGGAACCACCAGCCGGCGGACCGACGCCAACGGACTCGCCACCTTCACCGATCTGTCGATCGAGGGTTCGGCGGGACCGCACACGCTGCGATTCTCCGCCAGCGGCTTCGCCCCGGTCAGCTCGAACACCATCGACCTCACGGGTGTGTCCACCACGACCACGATCACGTCCGACAAGCCCGAGCCGTCGGCCGCCGGACAGTCCGTGACCGTCGACATCACGGTGACCTCCACGGGTGGCACCCCGAGCGGCAGTGTCGAGGTCAGCGACGGGCAGGCCAGCTGCACCGGCTCGCTCAGCGGGGGAGCCGGCAGCTGCAGCCTCACCCTGCAGACCGTGGGCACCCGCACGCTCACCGCGACCTATGCGGCACACAACGGCTTCGCGGCGAGCAGCGACACCGAGTCGCACGAGGTGCAGCCGGCCGCGCCGCCGTCTCTGGCGCTGAGCCAGCAGCCGTCCAGCTTGGCCACCAGTGGGGTTCCCTTCGGGCACCAGCCCGAGGTGCAGCTGCGCGATCCGTTCGGTGGCGAATTGCACACTGCGGGGGTCGCTGTCCGTGCGGACATCGGCTTGGGCGGAGGCACGCTCGAGGGAACCACGACGGTGACGACGGACGCCAACGGGCGCGCCAAGTACACCAACCTCGCCATCAGCGGCACGGCGGGGACTCGGACGCTGGCGTTCAGCGCCAGCGGCTACACCGGGGTGACCTCGGATGAGATCGATCTGGCCCATGCGGTCCCCAGCGCCCAGAACTCCAGCGTCACGGCGGATCCCAGCACGATCGCCGCGGGGAGTGCTACGAGCACCATCACCGTGACGGTGCGTGACGGCAGCAACACGCCGATCGGCAACATCCCGGTGACCCTGGAGGCGTCGGGCAGCGAGAACACCATCAACCCGGCGTCTGCGGTCACCAGCGCCGGCGGCGTGGCCACGTTCACCTTCTCCTCCACCGCGGCGGAGACGAAGACCATTAAAGCGAGGGCGGATGGCACCTCGGTGGGGCAGGTCACGATCACCGTCCAGGCGATGCAGACCCAGACGTCCATCATCCAGGACTTGCCCGACCCGTCCGCCGATGGAGATCTGGTCGATGTGAGCTTCACCGTGACCGCGGCGGATGGAACTCCAACGGGGGACGTGACCGTGCGAAGCGACCACGACAGCGAGAAGTGCAGTGCGAGCGTCGCGGTCGGGCACTGCGGGATTCGACTGAAGAAGGAGGGCACGAACCTGCTCACCGCTACGTACCCCGGCAACAAGCGGTACAGCGACAGCTCCGGCACCGCGTTCCACGAGGTGCACGGGCGCTGA